The following are encoded together in the Humulus lupulus chromosome 5, drHumLupu1.1, whole genome shotgun sequence genome:
- the LOC133779116 gene encoding uncharacterized protein LOC133779116: MRGSKVTQMMVNKFLNWDYYSSPVTEGRILIIWRRVFVKVTVLEETSQYVHSNIKMAGQKFPFSATFVYARNTIEERKILWKSLPKSSAAAWVMLGDFNAIFTAKDRNGGKPVPKTELLDSSQWFASSQLNVLKQTGSFFTWTNNQDGHARIYSKIDHVFVNEDWLDLFPNTTAVFNWETVSDHCSCTLSIQAMEHLGVKLFRYYNFWADHKDFKEVALDNWRKPIQGTGLKAIYLKTMWLKHKLKRFNRDHIGDIGVQFQKAKDDFQAALFHAQQYPRDFTLQDKVKVAAEAFIIQEQMYHSFLDQRSKINWFGKGDSNTAYFHACLKKRKEENRIASYVTEQGDEICRAVGQFFESGSIPEELLNTTLSLVPKSDNPSRDVDYRPIACCCTIYKCISKLLCYRLAKVLPVLVQSNQGAFVQGRSIAHNILIFQDLIKNYGRSAISPRCAIKIDISKAYDTVDWWFIEDLLKALRFPVRFISWIMTCLKNTSYFLLMNGRVQGKFKGEKGLRQGDPISPLLFVLIMEYLTRSLQLAALDTSFRYDPMCKILNLLSLCFADDLLLFCKGSLAVVQVLKGTLEEFSFVTGLQINASKSHVYFGGGGGGGVSAEDRQTLAAELQLSKGSFPLKYNGVPTRPTKWKHEDCDILIQKFRMRLHTWASRHLSFAGRILLIHSVLFGLQNYWMSIFILPQSIIKEIEKLCHGFLWGVNGNRRKIHMASWSKVCLPKVYGGLRFRNGLVWNRAILAKYIWVITEKHDVLWVKEHFSYEEVKAAGSLGKFHPSKLYNSSLCQQQIDYHRAIWCRLSIPKHRFLLWQTVNSQLLTCDNLLKLCMALDSLLCPVCGISTKNHAHLYFDCYLSRQILVIIFGWLGFQAWPSKFTSWLVWLSSRNPGIIFDIINSVLAAIVYGIWRNRNRCVFYRYSWSADSIASEIKTKIQYRILNVKNRKLSIQEQRFIDKITM, encoded by the exons ATGAGGGGGTCTAAAGTCACTCAGATGATGGTTAATAAATTTTTGAACTGGGATTATTATTCCAGTCCTGTTACTGAGGGAAGAATTTTGATAATATGGAGGAGGGTTTTTGTCAAGGTTACAGTGCTTGAGGAGACAAGTCAATATGTTCACTCTAATATTAAAATGGCTGGTCAAAAATTTCCTTTTAGTGCAACGTTTGTTTATGCGCGTAACACTATAGAGGAAAGGAAGATTTTATGGAAAAGTTTACCTAAGAGTTCAGCTGCTGCTTGGGTAATGTTGGGAGATTTTAATGCAATCTTTACAGCCAAAGATAGGAATGGAGGGAAGCCTGTGCCTAAAACTGAATTATTAGATTCTTCTCAATGGTTTGCTAGTTCTCAACTGAATGTACTTAAACAAACTGGTTCTTTCTTTACTTGGACAAATAACCAAGATGGCCATGCTCGCATATACTCTAAGATAGATCATGTGTTTGTTAATGAGGACTGGCTGGATCTGTTTCCTAATACAACAGCAGTTTTCAACTGGGAAACAGTTTCTGATCACTGCTCTTGTACTCTTTCTATTCAGGCCATGGAGCACTTAGGAGTTAAATTGTTTCGGTATTATAATTTCTGGGCAGATCATAAAGATTTTAAAGAGGTGGCTCTTGATAACTGGAGGAAGCCTATTCAGGGGACTGGATTAAAGGCCATTTATCTAAAGACAATGTGGCTGAAACACAAACTGAAAAGATTTAATAGGGATCATATAGGAGACATAGGAGTTCAATTTCAGAAGGCTAAAGATGATTTTCAGGCTGCCCTTTTCCATGCTCAGCAATATCCTAGAGATTTTACTCTCCAAGATAAAGTCAAGGTTGCTGCTGAAGCATTTATTATTCAGGAACAAATGTATCATAGCTTCTTGGATCAAAGAAGTAAGATTAATTGGTTTGGGAAGGGAGATTCGAACACTGCTTATTTCCATGCTTGTCTGAAGAAACGTAAAGAAGAGAATAGGATAGCCTCTTATGTTACTGAGCAAG GTGATGAAATATGTAGAGCTGTAGGGCAGTTTTTTGAATCAGGCAGTATCCCTGAGGAGCTACTTAATACCACATTGTCTCTGGTCCCCAAAAGTGATAACCCTTCTCGGGATGTGGATTATAGGCCTATTGCGTGTTGTTGTACCATATACAAATGTATCTCTAAGCTTCTTTGCTATCGTTTAGCTAAGGTCCTTCCTGTCTTAGTTCAATCTAATCAGGGAGCATTTGTTCAAGGGAGATCAATAGCTCACAACATCTTGATTTTTCAAGATCTTATCAAGAATTATGGGAGATCAGCTATTTCACCTAGGTGTGCTATCAAAATTGATATCAGTAAAGCTTATGACACAGTCGATTGGTGGTTTATCGAAGATCTCTTAAAAGCCTTGCGTTTCCCTGTGAGATTTATCAGCTGGATAATGACCTGCTTGAAAAACACATCATATTTCTTGCTCATGAATGGAAGGGTTCAAGGAAAATTTAAGGGTGAGAAGGGGCTTCGTCAAGGGGATCCTATATCGCCTCTTTTATTTGTCCTAATCATGGAATATCTCACTCGGAGTCTTCAATTGGCAGCTCTAGATACTTCTTTCAGGTatgatcccatgtgtaaaattcTGAACTTGCTGAGCTTATGTTTTGCAGATGATTTGCTTTTATTTTGTAAAGGATCTCTGGCTGTTGTTCAAGTGCTCAAGGGTACTCTAGAGGAATTTAGTTTTGTTACTGGGCTGCAAATTAATGCTAGTAAATCACATGTTTACTTtgggggtggggggggggggggggtttctgCTGAAGACAGGCAAACATTAGCTGCTGAGTTACAGCTTTCTAAAGGGTCCTTTCCCCTTAAATATAATGGTGTTCCTACGAGACCAACTAAGTGGAAGCATGAAGATTGTGACATCCTTATCCAAAAATTCAGAATGCGATTACATACTTGGGCCAGCAGGCACCTATCCTTTGCTGGTAGAATCCTGCTCATTCATTCTGTTCTTTTTGGCTTGCAGAACTACTGGATGAGTATTTTTATACTCCCTCAAAGTATTATTAAGGAGATTGAAAAGTTATGTCATGGTTTTCTTTGGGGAGTAAATGGTAATAGGAGAAAAATACATATGGCTTCTTGGTCTAAGGTCTGTCTTCCGAAAGTGTATGGTGGCCTTAGGTTCAGAAATGGCTTAGTTTGGAACCGAGCCATATTAGCTAAGTATATCTGGGTTATAACTGAGAAGCATGATGTGCTTTGGGTCAA GGAACACTTCAGCTATGAAGAGGTGAAAGCTGCTGGTTCCTTGGGAAAATTTCACCCTTCAAAACTGTATAATAGTTCTCTCTGTCAACAACAGATTGACTACCATAGAGCTATTTGGTGCCGGTTGTCTATTCCTAAGCACAGATTTCTACTTTGGCAAACTGTAAACTCTCAGCTGTTAACCTGTGATAATTTGCTCAAGTTATGTATGGCTCTTGACTCTCTTCTATGTCCTGTTTGTGGTATCTCTACTAAGAATCATGCCCATTTATATTTCGATTGCTATCTATCCAGGCAGATTTTGGTCATCATTTTTGGCTGGTTGGGTTTTCAAGCCTGGCCTTCTAAATTTACTAGTTGGCTGGTTTGGCTCTCTAGCAGGAATCCTGGAATTATTTTTGATATCATCAACTCAGTTCTGGCAGCTATTGTGTATGGTATTTGGAGGAATCGAAATAGATGTGTTTTTTATAGATATTCTTGGTCAGCTGATAGTATTGCTTCTGAGATTAAGACTAAGATTCAATACAGAATACTCAATGTAAAAAATAGGAAATTGTCTATACAAGAACAGAGGTTTATAGATAAGATAACAATGTAA